One segment of Arcobacter sp. F2176 DNA contains the following:
- the recA gene encoding recombinase RecA encodes MDDNQKKSLDLAIKQIDKAFGKGSLVRLGDKETVPVESISTGSLGLDLALGVGGLPKGRVIEIYGPESSGKTTLTLHAIAECQRQGGVCAFIDAEHALDVIYAKNLGVDTDNLLVSQPDFGEQALEILETVIRSGAVDLIVIDSVAALTPKVEIDGDMDDQQVGVQARLMSKALRKITGILHKMNCTVIFINQIRMKIGMTGYGSPETTTGGNALKFYSSIRLDIRRIATLKQAENSIGNRVKVKVVKNKVAPPFKQAEFDIMFGEGISKMGELVDYGVKLDIVDKAGAWFSYNDSKIGQGKENSKVFLRENPEIAKEIEDKILEAMGVNDAVPFDGDESSEEGED; translated from the coding sequence ATGGATGATAATCAAAAAAAATCACTAGACTTAGCAATTAAACAAATTGACAAAGCTTTTGGAAAAGGTTCACTAGTAAGATTAGGGGATAAAGAAACAGTTCCAGTTGAGTCTATAAGTACAGGTTCATTGGGACTTGACTTAGCATTAGGGGTTGGAGGATTACCAAAGGGAAGAGTAATAGAAATATATGGACCTGAATCTTCAGGTAAAACTACACTTACACTTCATGCAATAGCAGAGTGTCAAAGACAAGGTGGAGTTTGTGCTTTTATTGATGCAGAACATGCACTTGATGTTATTTATGCTAAAAACTTAGGTGTTGATACAGATAACTTACTTGTTTCACAACCAGATTTTGGAGAACAAGCCTTAGAAATACTTGAAACTGTTATTAGAAGTGGAGCTGTAGATTTAATAGTAATTGACTCAGTTGCAGCTTTAACTCCAAAAGTAGAGATTGATGGTGATATGGATGACCAACAAGTTGGTGTTCAAGCTAGACTTATGAGTAAGGCTCTTAGAAAAATTACTGGTATTTTACACAAAATGAACTGTACTGTAATATTCATTAACCAAATCAGAATGAAAATTGGTATGACAGGATACGGAAGTCCAGAAACTACAACTGGTGGAAATGCACTTAAATTTTACTCTTCTATTAGACTTGATATTAGAAGAATCGCTACTCTTAAACAAGCTGAAAACTCTATTGGAAATAGAGTAAAAGTAAAAGTTGTAAAAAATAAAGTTGCCCCTCCTTTCAAACAAGCAGAATTTGATATCATGTTTGGAGAAGGTATCTCAAAAATGGGAGAACTTGTTGATTATGGTGTTAAACTTGATATTGTCGATAAAGCTGGAGCTTGGTTTAGCTACAATGATAGTAAAATAGGACAAGGAAAAGAGAATTCAAAAGTATTCTTAAGAGAAAATCCAGAAATAGCAAAAGAGATTGAAGATAAAATTCTTGAAGCTATGGGTGTAAATGATGCTGTGCCATTTGATGGTGATGAAAGTTCAGAAGAAGGTGAAGATTAA